A part of Longimicrobium sp. genomic DNA contains:
- a CDS encoding helix-turn-helix transcriptional regulator, with translation MDAFEKVLGRVIAQRRKTVGMSQEAVAFRCKLHPTYISQLERGLKSPTIRVLRLIAEALDTSASELLMAAESEGANRPVDE, from the coding sequence ATGGACGCGTTCGAGAAGGTGCTGGGGCGAGTGATCGCCCAGCGGCGGAAGACTGTGGGGATGTCCCAGGAGGCGGTGGCGTTCCGCTGCAAGCTCCACCCAACCTACATCAGCCAGTTGGAGCGCGGGCTGAAGTCACCGACGATCAGAGTGCTTCGGCTTATCGCTGAGGCGCTCGACACAAGTGCTTCCGAACTGCTGATGGCGGCAGAGTCGGAGGGTGCCAATCGCCCGGTAGACGAATGA
- a CDS encoding restriction endonuclease, producing MPVPTYDKFIEPILRHLAAHPSGTSAKEAHEAAAKVLGLSESDRQELLPSGRQLVYKNRAGWAHDRLKRAGLSSSPRRGFWKITPQGLEFARIHPSPLADRDVQVLAFEYMDVPLRPDSLGELPLPPPALPGMPSRDALASPDDRLEEALAELRRTLTAEVLDALASVSPSYFETIVLDLLHRMGYGTSRTDLQRVGGSGDGGIDGVISLDKLGLEKVYVQAKRWQQTVGRPEIQAFYGALAGQRANKGVFITTSVYTPQALDFARSVERIVLVDGKRLASLMIDHEVGVSARIIKVPKLDSDYFDEESV from the coding sequence ATGCCTGTACCGACCTACGACAAGTTTATCGAACCAATCCTGCGCCACCTCGCGGCGCATCCCAGTGGTACCTCTGCGAAGGAGGCGCACGAAGCGGCCGCGAAGGTCTTGGGTCTCTCGGAAAGCGACCGGCAGGAGCTGTTACCGAGTGGTCGCCAACTTGTCTACAAAAATCGGGCAGGTTGGGCACATGATCGCCTGAAGCGGGCGGGTCTTTCAAGCAGCCCCAGGCGAGGCTTTTGGAAGATTACACCTCAAGGTCTCGAGTTCGCACGGATTCATCCTTCTCCCCTCGCTGACCGGGACGTCCAAGTACTCGCTTTCGAGTACATGGACGTTCCACTGCGACCCGATTCGCTCGGTGAGCTACCACTGCCCCCACCCGCGTTGCCTGGTATGCCGTCGCGGGATGCGCTCGCGAGCCCAGATGACCGGCTCGAAGAAGCACTCGCCGAGTTGCGCCGCACGTTGACGGCGGAGGTGCTCGACGCCTTGGCTTCTGTCTCGCCGTCGTATTTCGAAACGATCGTGCTGGATCTCCTACACCGGATGGGATACGGCACGAGCCGGACGGACTTGCAGCGCGTCGGCGGGAGTGGAGATGGTGGCATCGATGGCGTCATCTCCCTCGATAAGCTTGGTTTGGAGAAGGTTTACGTACAAGCCAAACGCTGGCAGCAGACGGTTGGCAGGCCGGAGATCCAGGCGTTCTATGGGGCACTTGCGGGACAACGCGCCAACAAGGGAGTGTTCATCACAACGTCCGTCTATACGCCACAAGCGCTCGATTTCGCCCGCTCCGTAGAAAGGATCGTACTTGTTGATGGGAAGCGCCTCGCAAGCCTGATGATCGATCATGAAGTCGGCGTCTCGGCTCGAATCATCAAGGTGCCGAAGCTTGATAGCGACTACTTTGACGAAGAATCCGTGTAA